Proteins found in one Clostridium kluyveri DSM 555 genomic segment:
- a CDS encoding cation diffusion facilitator family transporter has product MKEKVKVAKLSILSNTGLIGIKLAAGLSTGSVSIISEAIHSTMDLAASIITFFSVKISSKPADKQHPYGHGKFENVSGVLEAVLIFIASLWIIIESAKKLINGQEVTSSNIGFIVMFLSAGVNYLVSKKLYDTSKKVDSIALEADALHLKTDVYTSLGVGAGLFLIWITDLHFLDPIIAIFVALFILKEAFTLLKVAFAPLVDVKLCDKEIELITSILNRYNFRYCDFHKLRTRKSGDKRYVDLHLVFPQDMSVKNAHDICDKIETEIEHSLKNTECMIHLESCDNNCRNCPFHTEYTSANTSRDGH; this is encoded by the coding sequence GTGAAAGAAAAGGTAAAAGTGGCTAAGCTTTCTATTTTATCTAATACCGGATTAATCGGCATTAAACTGGCAGCAGGATTGTCCACTGGCTCAGTTAGCATTATATCAGAAGCCATACACTCTACTATGGATCTAGCTGCATCCATAATAACATTTTTTTCTGTGAAAATATCATCTAAACCTGCAGATAAGCAGCATCCTTACGGACACGGTAAATTTGAGAATGTATCTGGTGTATTAGAGGCAGTATTGATCTTCATAGCATCCTTATGGATAATAATAGAGTCTGCCAAAAAATTAATAAATGGTCAGGAAGTTACTTCATCAAATATAGGTTTTATAGTTATGTTCTTATCTGCAGGCGTAAACTACCTGGTATCTAAAAAACTATATGACACATCAAAAAAAGTGGATTCCATAGCCCTGGAGGCAGATGCTCTTCACCTTAAGACTGATGTATATACTTCTTTGGGAGTAGGCGCTGGTTTATTTCTTATATGGATTACAGATCTCCATTTTTTAGATCCTATAATAGCCATATTTGTAGCTTTATTTATTTTAAAAGAAGCTTTCACTTTGTTGAAAGTTGCATTTGCCCCCTTGGTGGATGTAAAATTATGTGACAAGGAAATTGAACTCATAACTTCAATTTTAAATAGATACAACTTTAGATACTGTGACTTTCATAAGTTAAGGACTAGAAAATCAGGAGATAAGCGATATGTAGATCTTCATCTGGTATTTCCACAAGATATGTCTGTAAAAAATGCCCATGACATTTGTGATAAAATAGAAACAGAGATAGAACATTCTCTTAAAAATACAGAATGTATGATTCACTTAGAATCTTGTGATAACAATTGCAGGAACTGTCCCTTTCATACTGAATATACCTCAGCCAATACTTCAAGAGATGGGCATTGA
- a CDS encoding helix-turn-helix transcriptional regulator, with translation MSKISNLLEMIIILQYKELTTASELSEMLKVDKKTIYRYINSLNKANIPVHTRKGRYGGFYIDKSFYMKSADLNEEELKALLMASQTFTEKIGFIYEKDLKSAVHKIKSLHINKNMNLDRIDNTGGFSIDSIGNVENLEHKIYEINFSMSRGRSLNINYFSINKNDLTMRKVDPYDLIFKEGAWHIIGYCHMKDNVENFQLNRIKSLKVSNNIYMRPRTFSLKDYLDNHWGLFVGDKIKIVIRFDKEIASFIQHTKWHANQIIDELQGGSILFSLYVDDIKDVKQWILGFGKNAEVIEPKVLRENIKLEVEELYKKYYNF, from the coding sequence ATGTCTAAAATTTCTAACTTATTAGAAATGATAATAATATTACAGTATAAAGAATTAACTACAGCCTCAGAATTATCTGAAATGTTAAAGGTGGATAAGAAAACTATATATAGATATATAAATAGTTTGAATAAAGCTAATATACCGGTTCATACCAGGAAAGGGAGGTATGGAGGATTTTACATAGATAAGAGTTTTTATATGAAATCTGCAGATTTAAACGAGGAAGAACTTAAAGCTCTACTTATGGCTTCTCAAACCTTTACCGAGAAAATAGGGTTTATATATGAAAAGGATTTAAAAAGTGCCGTTCACAAAATAAAGAGTTTACATATAAATAAAAATATGAATTTAGATAGAATAGATAATACAGGAGGCTTTTCCATAGATTCCATAGGTAATGTGGAAAATTTAGAGCATAAGATATATGAAATCAATTTTTCTATGAGTAGGGGACGAAGTTTAAATATAAATTATTTTTCTATAAATAAAAATGACCTGACTATGAGAAAAGTGGATCCTTATGATTTAATATTTAAAGAAGGTGCCTGGCATATAATAGGATATTGCCATATGAAGGATAATGTGGAGAATTTTCAACTGAATAGGATAAAAAGTTTGAAAGTAAGCAATAATATTTATATGAGGCCGCGTACTTTTTCTTTAAAAGATTATTTAGATAATCATTGGGGATTATTTGTTGGAGATAAAATAAAAATAGTAATAAGATTTGATAAGGAAATAGCCAGTTTTATTCAACATACCAAATGGCATGCAAATCAGATTATAGATGAATTACAGGGAGGAAGTATACTCTTTAGCTTATACGTAGATGATATTAAAGATGTAAAACAGTGGATACTGGGTTTCGGAAAAAATGCAGAGGTAATTGAGCCTAAGGTACTAAGAGAAAATATTAAATTAGAAGTAGAAGAATTGTATAAAAAATATTATAATTTTTAA
- a CDS encoding ABC transporter substrate-binding protein has translation MVYKSKSIAILLIIICAFNLYACGRKEESLKNKQINLYIGVKDKESLNIIKFLTDEYKKENPKVQLNINNAIGSKIEEDINESKDIDVVFTSRNDMLKLVRKSLLADMRDLYEENNLSGRYYTVAKSYGRFNDRYYGISMIPYTIEIIFNKEALNKLNLKVPSTISEVEGILKVLNSSSQRVPVVLNEGMDINNIIFSIILNNMIPMRKLENIYDSSASEYKQLNQVQKSFDILENLVKGGYVNKDTFEIGNESTIEKINRNNIPMLITSSYYANKFDNSNIECLKSYDLEGKNRLKVPVMSDAIISIPMNSENRDITDEFVKYIFSDDVQKKLSKKGFVTANKNANTSKEGIKKTVIGHLQNSTEDNISFIYNIPENFTNNISSKIDSMLSGKYTDNEWNEVVDESY, from the coding sequence ATGGTTTATAAGAGTAAGAGTATAGCAATTCTATTAATTATAATATGTGCATTTAATTTATATGCCTGTGGTAGAAAAGAAGAATCTTTAAAAAATAAGCAGATAAATTTATATATAGGTGTAAAAGATAAGGAATCCTTAAATATAATAAAATTCTTAACAGATGAATATAAGAAGGAAAATCCTAAAGTTCAACTTAATATAAATAATGCCATAGGCAGTAAAATAGAAGAGGATATAAATGAAAGTAAAGATATAGATGTTGTATTTACTTCTAGAAATGATATGTTGAAACTAGTTAGAAAAAGCCTTTTAGCTGATATGCGGGATTTATATGAAGAAAATAATTTAAGTGGTAGGTATTATACTGTGGCAAAATCCTATGGTCGATTTAATGATAGATATTATGGAATTTCTATGATTCCCTATACAATAGAAATAATATTTAATAAAGAAGCACTTAATAAATTAAATTTAAAGGTACCAAGTACAATAAGTGAGGTGGAGGGGATTTTAAAAGTTCTTAATTCTTCATCCCAGAGAGTACCTGTGGTATTAAATGAAGGAATGGATATAAATAATATCATATTTTCTATAATATTGAATAACATGATTCCAATGAGAAAGCTTGAAAATATATATGATAGTAGTGCTTCGGAATATAAACAATTAAATCAGGTTCAGAAGAGTTTTGATATTTTAGAGAATTTAGTAAAAGGTGGATACGTAAATAAAGATACTTTTGAAATAGGAAATGAGAGTACCATAGAAAAAATTAACAGAAATAATATTCCTATGCTTATTACTTCTTCTTATTATGCAAATAAGTTTGACAATTCCAATATAGAATGTTTGAAGTCTTATGATTTAGAAGGCAAGAATAGATTAAAAGTTCCCGTTATGTCAGATGCTATAATAAGTATTCCTATGAATAGTGAAAATAGAGATATAACAGATGAATTTGTAAAGTATATATTTAGTGATGATGTGCAAAAAAAGTTATCTAAAAAAGGATTTGTAACAGCTAATAAAAATGCCAATACTTCTAAGGAAGGAATTAAAAAGACTGTAATAGGGCATTTACAAAATAGTACAGAAGATAATATTAGTTTTATATATAATATACCGGAAAATTTCACAAATAATATATCTTCTAAAATAGATAGTATGCTTTCAGGAAAATATACTGATAATGAATGGAATGAGGTAGTGGATGAATCTTATTAG
- a CDS encoding FG-GAP repeat domain-containing protein, with product MKFRVLFLKKTHIYLVILILLLIILFILFITSKASPTSNTISNNKNIKADFNGDGKEDILSVTRVDDNYLMEVTINNKTFSFKTDENSPIIETYSPYWPIRVTLMDISRNKVPEIFIQGSKNNKPLQRVFVFHNNNFDNILSNSNDILGFIDCKNNKTPKVISGKIQGNNIAFSNYIFLNYKFTNYSYDTNKTFIGKDTIYAFIKLIEGLPESEYYKPNSIFSSDISKEDMSLIGRLSGEDNSYVFQDALFKENKCDNKGDISEICWTLNFRGISNADNSIVKNYTLDLILTPDKNSKDNYYFKIASICKQR from the coding sequence ATGAAATTCAGGGTACTATTTCTAAAAAAGACACATATATATCTTGTAATATTAATATTGTTACTTATAATATTATTTATACTTTTTATAACATCCAAAGCCTCTCCTACATCCAACACTATTTCCAATAATAAAAATATAAAGGCTGATTTTAATGGAGACGGAAAGGAAGATATATTGTCTGTTACCCGAGTAGATGACAATTACTTAATGGAAGTAACAATTAACAATAAAACCTTTAGTTTTAAAACAGATGAAAATTCTCCTATAATTGAAACTTATTCTCCCTATTGGCCCATAAGAGTTACTCTTATGGACATATCCAGAAATAAGGTTCCAGAAATATTTATACAAGGTTCCAAAAACAACAAGCCACTGCAGCGTGTTTTTGTATTCCATAATAATAACTTTGACAATATTCTTTCTAATTCTAATGACATATTGGGATTTATAGATTGTAAAAATAATAAAACCCCAAAAGTTATATCCGGTAAAATTCAAGGAAATAACATAGCCTTTTCAAATTATATTTTTTTAAATTATAAATTTACAAATTATAGTTATGATACCAACAAAACATTTATAGGCAAAGATACTATATATGCATTCATAAAACTTATTGAAGGTCTTCCAGAAAGCGAGTATTATAAGCCAAATAGTATATTTTCATCCGATATATCTAAAGAGGACATGTCTTTAATAGGAAGGCTTTCTGGAGAAGATAATTCCTATGTATTTCAAGACGCTTTATTTAAGGAAAATAAATGTGATAATAAAGGGGACATATCAGAAATCTGTTGGACACTAAATTTCAGGGGTATATCCAATGCAGATAATAGTATAGTAAAGAATTACACATTGGATTTAATACTAACCCCAGATAAAAATAGCAAAGATAATTATTACTTTAAAATTGCTTCCATATGCAAACAAAGGTAA
- a CDS encoding FAD:protein FMN transferase, whose product MTYKRNKYMALTAIIVVCVIFLCSCVNNYSSVDPISKTEYMLGTICTITVYDDKKDTVIDKAFNRIKEIENKMSVNKSGTELDAVADSAGKNFVKVSEDTFYVLEKGKYYSEKSSGAFDITIGPLVKLWGIGTEHAKVPSQQEINEKKALVNYKELILDEKSHKVMLARPGMSLDLGGIAKGYSADEAARILKEEGVKHAIINLGGNVIVINNNVNGNPWKIGIQNPFEDTGEEMGTIEVTNKTIVTSGIYERYLEKNGKKYHHILNPFTGYPMNNNLASVTLVTNVSIDADAMTKNIFYLGVDKGMKYVKTIKGLDAIFVTKNKEVYITEGLKSNFHVDNSSFTLMDGK is encoded by the coding sequence ATGACCTATAAAAGAAATAAATATATGGCTCTTACTGCAATTATAGTGGTCTGTGTAATTTTTTTATGCTCATGTGTAAATAATTATTCTTCTGTGGATCCTATTTCAAAAACCGAATACATGTTGGGTACTATATGTACTATAACTGTCTATGATGATAAAAAGGATACAGTTATAGATAAAGCTTTTAATAGAATTAAAGAAATTGAGAATAAGATGAGTGTGAATAAATCTGGTACGGAATTAGATGCAGTAGCAGATTCAGCAGGGAAAAATTTTGTTAAAGTATCAGAGGATACTTTTTATGTTCTAGAAAAAGGGAAGTACTATTCAGAGAAATCATCAGGAGCTTTTGACATAACTATTGGGCCTCTGGTAAAACTTTGGGGAATAGGTACAGAGCATGCCAAAGTTCCCTCTCAGCAGGAAATTAATGAAAAAAAAGCATTAGTAAACTATAAGGAGCTTATATTAGATGAAAAAAGCCATAAAGTAATGCTGGCTAGACCAGGCATGTCTTTAGATTTAGGGGGAATAGCTAAAGGATATTCAGCAGATGAAGCTGCCAGAATATTAAAAGAAGAAGGAGTTAAACATGCTATTATAAATTTAGGGGGAAATGTAATTGTCATAAATAATAATGTGAATGGCAATCCCTGGAAGATAGGAATACAGAATCCTTTTGAAGACACTGGAGAAGAAATGGGAACTATAGAAGTTACTAATAAAACTATAGTTACTTCGGGTATATATGAAAGGTATTTAGAAAAAAACGGTAAAAAATATCATCACATATTAAACCCATTTACAGGGTATCCTATGAATAACAATCTGGCCAGCGTTACTTTAGTTACTAATGTTTCCATAGATGCAGATGCTATGACCAAAAACATATTTTATTTGGGGGTAGATAAAGGAATGAAGTATGTAAAAACAATAAAGGGATTGGATGCCATATTTGTAACTAAGAATAAAGAAGTATATATTACAGAAGGATTAAAGAGCAATTTTCATGTTGATAATTCCAGTTTTACATTGATGGATGGCAAATAA
- a CDS encoding DUF1858 domain-containing protein yields MDKINKDTTVGEVIRMNPANAQKLMNFGMGCVGCPSAQSETLREASLVHGIDLDRLIKALSEDKN; encoded by the coding sequence ATGGATAAAATTAATAAGGATACTACTGTAGGAGAAGTAATAAGAATGAATCCTGCAAATGCTCAGAAACTTATGAATTTTGGAATGGGGTGCGTAGGATGCCCTTCTGCACAATCTGAGACATTAAGAGAAGCTTCCTTGGTGCATGGAATAGACCTTGATAGATTAATTAAAGCATTAAGTGAAGATAAAAACTAA
- a CDS encoding CPBP family intramembrane glutamic endopeptidase has translation MFGLEIIKNILVFIIVYIPPLLIFAKFWRERRRSNLLLALIGILYIVSSIFVENFIPFIFVLLNIRYIKYTGEFNEFDIKNFKFIKALNLTIIFYIVSIGVSTVQTIILSNFKVELKHQEIVTNMVNMPLKKFLIMIPIVIIFAPVLEEFVFRWFLFKKIFSGRMGVYLAAFLSSAIFALIHFSLNAFAVILWVGLYNCYLMNKKGYWYAVFNHFVFNSITIAALLTEKLKFM, from the coding sequence ATGTTTGGATTAGAGATTATAAAGAATATCCTTGTATTTATAATTGTATATATACCGCCACTTCTGATATTTGCAAAGTTTTGGAGGGAAAGAAGGAGAAGTAATTTACTTCTTGCATTAATTGGAATATTATATATAGTTAGTTCCATATTTGTGGAAAATTTTATTCCTTTCATATTTGTACTTTTAAATATAAGGTATATAAAATATACTGGTGAATTTAATGAATTTGATATAAAAAATTTCAAATTTATTAAGGCATTAAATTTGACAATTATATTTTATATAGTAAGTATTGGTGTATCTACAGTTCAAACTATTATACTTTCTAATTTTAAAGTTGAGTTAAAGCATCAGGAAATAGTAACTAATATGGTAAATATGCCGCTGAAAAAATTTTTAATAATGATACCTATAGTTATAATTTTCGCACCTGTACTTGAAGAATTCGTATTTCGATGGTTTTTGTTTAAAAAGATATTTTCTGGGAGAATGGGAGTGTATTTGGCTGCATTTTTAAGCAGTGCCATATTTGCGTTAATTCACTTCAGTTTAAATGCATTTGCAGTAATACTGTGGGTTGGTTTGTATAATTGTTATTTAATGAATAAAAAAGGATACTGGTACGCAGTATTTAATCACTTTGTATTTAATTCTATAACCATAGCGGCACTTTTGACAGAAAAACTAAAATTTATGTAA
- the cobS gene encoding adenosylcobinamide-GDP ribazoletransferase — MKELLNDFFLILQLLTRIPVNRNLLCRRENFRRGASFMPLVGVIVGGIQWIIYKLCIIIFSLNVSIVIVILAGIVLTGALHVDGLGDMCDGFFSFKEKGKIIEIMKDSRIGTYACLAIIIDILLKYSFFCSIVPSFSLIIIIAPVMSRFSIVFIAFIGKPAKSTGSGNLFVENIGKWQLFWAAFITVITLFFLMNMNFIYVIILIFAGLFMSFLFNVFCNRKAGGLTGDLLGANNEIVEILTMVMLCVIITK; from the coding sequence ATGAAAGAACTTTTAAATGATTTCTTTTTAATACTTCAACTATTAACTAGAATTCCAGTTAATAGAAATTTGCTTTGTCGTAGAGAAAATTTCAGGAGGGGAGCTAGCTTTATGCCCCTTGTAGGAGTAATAGTTGGGGGAATACAGTGGATTATATATAAATTGTGTATAATTATATTTTCACTGAATGTTTCTATTGTTATTGTAATTTTAGCGGGTATAGTACTCACGGGTGCACTGCATGTAGATGGCCTGGGGGATATGTGTGATGGTTTTTTTTCTTTTAAGGAGAAGGGCAAAATAATAGAAATTATGAAAGATAGTAGAATAGGAACCTATGCTTGTTTGGCTATCATAATAGATATACTTTTAAAATATAGTTTTTTTTGTTCTATAGTACCCTCCTTTTCTTTGATAATAATAATTGCACCTGTTATGTCCAGATTTTCAATAGTCTTTATAGCCTTTATAGGAAAACCAGCTAAAAGCACCGGTTCTGGAAATTTATTCGTAGAGAATATAGGTAAGTGGCAACTTTTCTGGGCTGCTTTTATAACGGTAATTACTTTGTTTTTTTTAATGAATATGAATTTTATATATGTGATTATATTAATATTTGCAGGGCTATTTATGTCATTTTTGTTTAATGTATTCTGTAATAGAAAAGCAGGAGGACTCACTGGAGACTTACTGGGAGCAAATAATGAAATAGTAGAAATACTTACTATGGTTATGTTATGTGTTATAATTACAAAGTAG
- the yihA gene encoding ribosome biogenesis GTP-binding protein YihA/YsxC, with protein MEIKQAEFIISAVHPSQYPKDKRIEIAFVGRSNVGKSSLINALTNRKKLVKVSGTPGKTRLINFFLINNEFYFVDLPGYGYAKISKTEKKSWGKVVEDYLRGREELKRVILLLDCRHKPTNDDITMYKWLKYYNYNTIIVATKVDKVSKSQLFKNLKIIKDTLKPETGDEILTFSSLNKQGKEEFLKVLESVIDFYS; from the coding sequence ATGGAAATAAAACAAGCAGAGTTTATAATTTCTGCAGTGCATCCATCCCAATATCCTAAAGATAAAAGGATAGAAATAGCATTTGTGGGAAGGTCAAATGTAGGGAAATCTTCTCTTATAAATGCCCTCACAAATAGGAAAAAATTGGTTAAAGTAAGTGGTACACCAGGTAAAACCAGATTGATTAACTTCTTTTTAATAAATAATGAATTTTATTTTGTAGATTTACCCGGATATGGATATGCTAAAATTTCTAAAACAGAGAAAAAGAGTTGGGGTAAAGTAGTAGAGGATTATCTTAGAGGCAGGGAAGAATTAAAAAGAGTAATACTACTTTTAGATTGTAGGCATAAACCAACAAATGATGACATAACTATGTATAAGTGGTTAAAGTATTATAACTATAATACCATTATTGTTGCTACTAAGGTTGATAAAGTATCCAAGAGCCAGTTATTCAAAAATTTAAAGATTATAAAGGATACTTTAAAACCGGAAACTGGAGATGAAATTTTAACTTTTTCATCCCTTAATAAACAGGGAAAGGAAGAGTTCTTGAAAGTATTGGAATCTGTAATAGATTTTTATTCCTAA
- a CDS encoding Fur family transcriptional regulator — protein MNNLTSIFKEKKLKLTPQRIAVYKYLQSTKEHPSAETIYKTLQVDYPTMSLATIYKALKTLVEVNLIQEINVGEGNFRYDGNTSPHSHIQCLHCGKVNDVEGVCFTSLNDKIKDCVDYEVISNQVYFYGICKDCLKNKTH, from the coding sequence ATGAATAACTTAACTTCTATATTTAAAGAAAAAAAATTGAAACTTACTCCTCAGAGAATTGCAGTATATAAGTACCTACAATCTACCAAGGAACATCCTTCTGCTGAAACTATATATAAGACCCTGCAAGTAGATTATCCTACTATGAGCCTGGCAACTATATATAAAGCGTTAAAAACATTAGTTGAAGTAAATTTAATCCAGGAAATCAATGTAGGTGAAGGGAACTTCAGATATGATGGAAATACTTCCCCTCACTCGCATATACAGTGCTTACACTGCGGAAAAGTCAATGATGTAGAAGGAGTTTGCTTTACAAGCTTAAATGACAAAATTAAGGACTGTGTTGATTATGAGGTAATAAGCAACCAAGTTTATTTTTATGGAATATGTAAAGATTGCCTCAAAAATAAAACCCATTAA